In the Clostridia bacterium genome, one interval contains:
- a CDS encoding methyltransferase domain-containing protein, protein MSYDVLSRHYDRLMGDFPYEKYLAFIRPKAGEKCLDLACGTGKVSRMLAAQGAMVHGVDISECMLNIAVREARAQGLAVTFGQGDMRKFEGTGYDLVTCVSDGLNYIPTKDLPPLFERVEAALAGGGRMVFDVSTPYKLREVLGDNVYYEDYDDLTYYWENAYSERTKSVRMKLTFFEKVGDAYRREEETQKQYAHEAEDIRAALDQAGLTIARRVDGDAFDKVRAKSLRWVYDVRKKR, encoded by the coding sequence ATGAGTTACGACGTATTGAGCCGTCATTACGACCGCTTGATGGGGGATTTTCCGTACGAGAAATATCTCGCGTTCATCCGCCCAAAGGCGGGGGAAAAGTGCCTCGACCTGGCCTGCGGTACGGGGAAAGTGTCCCGTATGCTGGCCGCGCAAGGCGCAATGGTGCACGGCGTGGATATCTCGGAATGTATGCTGAATATCGCGGTGCGCGAAGCGCGGGCGCAAGGTCTTGCGGTGACGTTCGGCCAAGGCGATATGCGCAAATTCGAGGGCACGGGATACGACCTCGTGACCTGCGTGTCGGACGGGTTGAACTATATCCCCACGAAAGACCTGCCGCCCCTCTTCGAGCGGGTGGAAGCCGCCCTCGCGGGAGGGGGACGAATGGTCTTCGACGTGTCTACTCCGTATAAACTGAGGGAAGTGCTGGGCGATAACGTCTACTATGAAGATTACGACGATTTGACCTACTATTGGGAGAACGCCTATAGCGAGCGCACCAAAAGCGTGCGAATGAAATTGACCTTCTTCGAGAAAGTGGGCGACGCTTACCGAAGAGAAGAGGAAACGCAAAAACAGTACGCGCACGAGGCGGAGGACATTCGAGCCGCCCTCGACCAAGCGGGGCTAACGATTGCCCGCCGTGTGGACGGCGACGCCTTCGACAAGGTGCGGGCAAAGAGCCTGCGGTGGGTGTACGACGTGAGAAAAAAGAGGTGA
- a CDS encoding (deoxy)nucleoside triphosphate pyrophosphohydrolase, with the protein MKTLSVVGAIFIHNGCIFAARRGESHYAYVAHRYEFVGGKQEAGESLADALRRELREEMALDAEVVAPYMSVHHDYPDFSIDLHTFLCRMRGDYRLLEHESAAWLPVATLDPAEWAPADAPIVIRIKKEFAL; encoded by the coding sequence ATGAAAACTCTTTCCGTCGTCGGTGCCATCTTTATTCACAACGGTTGCATTTTCGCCGCCCGTCGCGGCGAAAGCCACTATGCTTACGTCGCCCACCGCTACGAATTCGTGGGCGGCAAGCAGGAAGCGGGCGAGTCCTTAGCGGACGCGTTGCGCCGCGAACTCCGCGAAGAAATGGCGTTGGACGCGGAAGTGGTCGCCCCCTATATGAGCGTACACCACGACTATCCCGACTTTTCCATCGACCTGCACACGTTTCTCTGTCGTATGCGCGGGGACTATCGCCTTTTGGAGCACGAAAGCGCCGCTTGGCTTCCCGTCGCCACGCTCGACCCCGCGGAATGGGCGCCCGCCGACGCCCCCATCGTCATTCGCATCAAAAAGGAATTTGCCCTATGA
- a CDS encoding aminopeptidase has protein sequence MATKKTYRQYARVIVSAGVNLKKGEILVINAPISAKELVLEVTKAAYKKGADRVYVDWRDDDVGKLSLTMGGGRRQLEPAKWEIDYKQYMVDNGVCYLNMLSGDPELYADVDKELLVKVARARHMNFAFFSDAVTENLIKWCIVGVPDLAWAKKVFPDLTPKAALNKLWEYVAHIMRLDTANPLAAWKEHNENLKRRSKILNEMGLKRLHYTNALGTDLWLGLPDGYVFEGGSEKHRKGSTFNPNMPTEEIFSAPYKYGVDGKVVASMPLYHNGAKVSGFGFVFEKGKIVDYWAEEGKDILEGILGTDEGSRYLGEVALVPYDSPISNLQTLFLETLFDENASCHLAIGTAYPSCVKGGLEMDEEELEKAGINVSHEHVDFMIGTSDLRIDGETADGAVVEIFVNGNFAF, from the coding sequence ATGGCAACGAAGAAAACGTATCGGCAATACGCCCGCGTGATCGTGTCGGCGGGCGTCAACCTGAAAAAGGGCGAGATATTGGTGATAAACGCGCCTATATCGGCCAAAGAATTGGTGCTGGAAGTGACCAAAGCGGCCTACAAAAAGGGCGCGGACAGAGTGTACGTGGATTGGCGCGACGACGACGTGGGCAAGTTGTCCCTGACGATGGGCGGCGGAAGACGGCAACTTGAACCCGCCAAATGGGAAATAGATTATAAACAATATATGGTGGACAACGGGGTGTGCTACCTCAATATGTTGAGCGGAGACCCCGAATTGTATGCCGATGTGGACAAGGAATTGCTGGTGAAAGTGGCGCGGGCAAGGCATATGAATTTTGCCTTTTTCAGCGACGCGGTGACCGAAAACCTCATTAAATGGTGCATAGTGGGCGTGCCCGACCTGGCTTGGGCCAAGAAAGTCTTTCCCGACCTCACGCCCAAAGCCGCGCTCAATAAGTTGTGGGAGTACGTGGCGCACATCATGCGCCTGGATACCGCCAATCCCCTTGCGGCCTGGAAAGAACATAACGAGAACCTGAAACGGCGCTCGAAGATCCTCAACGAAATGGGGCTAAAACGCCTGCATTACACCAACGCGCTGGGTACCGACCTGTGGCTCGGGTTGCCCGACGGATACGTCTTCGAGGGTGGTAGCGAGAAGCATAGGAAGGGAAGCACGTTCAACCCGAATATGCCGACCGAAGAGATTTTCTCGGCGCCCTACAAGTACGGGGTGGACGGCAAAGTGGTGGCGAGTATGCCCCTCTATCACAACGGCGCGAAAGTGTCCGGCTTCGGCTTCGTGTTCGAGAAGGGCAAGATCGTGGACTATTGGGCCGAAGAGGGCAAGGATATCCTCGAAGGTATCCTCGGTACGGACGAGGGGAGCCGCTACCTCGGCGAAGTGGCGTTGGTGCCCTACGACAGCCCCATCAGCAACCTGCAAACCCTCTTCCTCGAAACCCTGTTCGACGAGAACGCCTCGTGTCACCTCGCCATCGGCACCGCCTATCCTTCGTGCGTGAAGGGCGGGCTGGAAATGGACGAGGAAGAACTGGAAAAAGCGGGGATAAACGTGAGCCACGAACACGTGGACTTTATGATAGGTACGTCCGATCTGCGTATCGACGGCGAAACGGCCGACGGGGCAGTCGTGGAAATATTCGTAAACGGAAACTTCGCGTTTTGA
- a CDS encoding Hsp33 family molecular chaperone HslO yields MDSIAKALVFNGLVKVAALDTTEIVQRAIELHKTSKVASVALGKTLTVAAYMGNEMKGADDRLSINIVSDGPLQNIVVAAAHGTVRGYVANPQAEVPALGNGKQNTGKAIGSGTVNVVKDLGLKECYTGKSEIVNGSIDQDFAWYFTESEGQPTALALAVNLDEEGNCTSAGGIVIQPMPDCPDHILVMLEDIAMNFAEIDKLVAFRNAEKLIDDYFGHFDIEYFEPTHPTYRCICSPSYMAGVVRSLGRNECVNILMERGSIEIVCHFCNTKYNFDKQQVIDIWQEWDRTHKKA; encoded by the coding sequence ATGGACAGCATAGCGAAAGCGTTGGTTTTCAACGGATTGGTGAAAGTGGCGGCCTTGGATACGACCGAAATAGTGCAACGCGCCATAGAATTGCATAAGACGTCGAAAGTGGCTTCGGTGGCTTTGGGAAAAACCCTGACCGTGGCCGCCTATATGGGCAACGAGATGAAGGGCGCGGACGATAGGTTGAGTATCAATATCGTGTCGGACGGGCCTTTGCAGAATATCGTGGTGGCCGCCGCGCACGGTACGGTACGCGGCTACGTCGCTAACCCGCAGGCAGAAGTGCCCGCCCTCGGAAACGGCAAGCAAAACACGGGAAAGGCCATCGGCTCGGGCACGGTGAACGTGGTGAAAGACCTCGGCCTCAAAGAGTGCTATACGGGGAAGTCGGAGATCGTCAACGGCAGTATCGACCAAGACTTCGCTTGGTACTTTACCGAAAGCGAAGGACAGCCCACGGCCCTGGCGCTCGCGGTCAACCTGGACGAAGAGGGGAATTGCACCTCGGCGGGCGGTATCGTGATACAGCCCATGCCCGATTGCCCCGACCATATCCTCGTGATGCTGGAGGATATCGCGATGAACTTCGCCGAGATAGACAAATTGGTGGCCTTCCGTAACGCCGAAAAACTCATCGACGATTATTTCGGCCACTTCGACATAGAATACTTCGAGCCCACGCACCCCACGTATCGGTGTATATGCAGCCCCTCGTATATGGCGGGCGTGGTGCGCAGTCTCGGACGGAACGAGTGCGTCAATATCTTGATGGAAAGGGGGAGTATCGAAATCGTGTGCCACTTCTGCAATACGAAGTACAACTTCGACAAACAACAGGTGATAGATATCTGGCAGGAATGGGATAGAACGCATAAGAAAGCATGA
- a CDS encoding YhbY family RNA-binding protein: MLTSKQRSRLMGLSAKLPTTMNIGKNGVGEGVLDKLDELLNRYELVKVGVLKNSGTTAKDLINELADTLGAEPVHAIGGKIILYRYSTAEGVEHVALDEETARRNEREKEREAKKQEATKREAKKAALAKPYRPEKKHGVHKGKGSKPTKKK, encoded by the coding sequence ATGTTGACGAGTAAGCAAAGATCGAGATTGATGGGGTTGTCAGCCAAGTTGCCGACGACTATGAATATAGGTAAGAACGGCGTGGGAGAAGGCGTCCTCGACAAGTTGGACGAACTGCTCAATCGCTACGAGTTGGTGAAAGTGGGCGTGTTGAAAAACAGCGGCACCACGGCGAAAGACCTCATCAACGAATTGGCCGACACGCTGGGCGCCGAGCCCGTGCACGCCATCGGCGGGAAGATAATCCTGTACCGTTACAGTACGGCCGAGGGCGTGGAACACGTGGCGTTGGACGAGGAGACCGCACGGCGCAACGAGCGGGAGAAAGAGCGCGAGGCCAAAAAACAGGAAGCAACCAAACGCGAGGCCAAAAAGGCCGCGTTGGCAAAACCATACCGCCCCGAGAAAAAGCACGGAGTGCACAAGGGCAAGGGTAGCAAACCTACGAAAAAGAAATAG
- the obgE gene encoding GTPase ObgE, with amino-acid sequence MFLDKAVIYIKAGNGGNGKVSFHREKYVPTGGPDGGDGGRGGDIVFVADANMTTLIDFRYRAHYRAGNGENGDGNNCFGANGESIYIKVPCGTVIRDDETGNILADMYEDGMQVTVLKGGRGGKGNVRFATPTRRSPSFAQDGVKTVEHKVQLELKTIADIGLVGFPNVGKSTLLSVLTEARPKIANYHFTTLSPNLGVIKFYDKNYVIADIPGLIEGAAEGVGLGHDFLRHVERVRMLIHVVDVSGHEGRNPVDDYRQIRKELAEYSEALTELPELVVANKMDLVTEEDGSYAQDSGEGAVKRFAEAIGKPVYGMSAVIHWGVDELVKKLSEEVTKLPPPKREEYVPYEYRDEDEDEFDIVRTDDGAYEVVGGFVNMLVRNVTLDDVDSYRYFQRKLRERGVIDALRERGAKEGDTIRIAEVEFDFVD; translated from the coding sequence ATGTTTTTGGATAAGGCTGTGATTTATATCAAAGCGGGCAACGGCGGGAACGGTAAAGTGAGTTTCCACCGCGAAAAGTACGTGCCGACGGGCGGTCCCGACGGGGGCGACGGCGGCAGAGGCGGGGATATCGTGTTCGTCGCGGACGCCAATATGACCACGCTCATCGACTTCCGCTACCGCGCGCATTACAGGGCCGGCAACGGCGAGAACGGGGACGGCAACAACTGCTTCGGCGCAAACGGCGAAAGCATCTATATCAAGGTGCCTTGCGGTACGGTGATACGCGACGACGAAACGGGCAATATCCTCGCGGATATGTACGAGGACGGAATGCAGGTGACCGTGCTGAAAGGCGGCAGGGGCGGCAAGGGCAACGTGCGCTTCGCCACGCCTACCCGCAGGTCTCCCTCGTTCGCCCAAGACGGCGTGAAAACGGTGGAACACAAGGTGCAGTTGGAATTGAAAACCATAGCGGACATAGGCTTGGTGGGCTTCCCCAACGTGGGCAAGAGCACCCTGCTGTCCGTGCTGACCGAGGCGCGTCCCAAGATAGCCAACTACCACTTCACCACCTTGTCGCCCAACCTCGGCGTGATAAAGTTCTACGATAAGAATTACGTCATCGCGGATATTCCCGGCCTCATCGAGGGCGCGGCCGAGGGCGTGGGATTGGGACACGACTTTTTGCGCCACGTGGAAAGGGTGCGTATGCTCATACACGTGGTGGACGTATCCGGTCACGAGGGGAGAAACCCCGTGGACGATTATCGGCAAATCCGCAAGGAATTGGCCGAGTACAGCGAGGCGTTGACCGAACTGCCCGAATTGGTGGTGGCCAACAAGATGGACTTGGTGACGGAAGAGGACGGCAGTTATGCCCAAGATAGCGGCGAGGGCGCGGTGAAGCGCTTCGCCGAGGCCATCGGCAAGCCCGTGTACGGTATGAGCGCGGTGATACATTGGGGCGTGGACGAACTCGTGAAGAAGTTGAGCGAAGAGGTGACCAAATTGCCCCCGCCCAAGCGCGAGGAATACGTGCCCTACGAGTACCGCGACGAGGACGAGGACGAATTCGATATCGTCCGTACCGACGACGGCGCCTACGAAGTGGTGGGCGGCTTCGTCAATATGCTGGTGCGCAACGTCACTCTGGACGACGTGGACAGTTATCGGTACTTCCAGCGCAAATTGCGCGAGCGGGGCGTGATAGACGCGTTGCGCGAACGGGGCGCGAAAGAAGGGGATACCATTCGCATAGCGGAAGTGGAATTCGACTTCGTGGATTGA
- a CDS encoding CYTH domain-containing protein, whose protein sequence is MELRQVVEEIGKKNGVSDYVVFSFGGDTYAFLFLGYYPQEEGRLMVDNYYPAYQRVRKARLELETALAEDYETKPIEHGYKGLAVLSGKAKALANSLTAIEGWGSQFVMEGVCIKGEYVPPVQVPEYLPEAYREALTDRDNPLYAEAWYALCKAREHEKCAGCGKCAAACPQGAIGARFDQEKCLRQMQSAGYVEDATTAKKMGQRVLGCHTCQRVCPLNDLPVVPAEIDGAELLKAALKGKKALQPFADCLGANYLRPAKIVALALNALANAKDGRWRAEALQARERYADERVQKAVDRYLRATPEIEREVKYMLSEEDWRGLKAQASEKGGATICQVNHYFDVGEGARVRIREKGGKYELTVKIRIDSESLEEHNAPIDGALAATCFADGLTAETIRQYVGLANIADGKYLGRLATERTTWTEEGLTFELDKNEYLGRIDYEIECEVSSDEDWARAEKWIIEHAASAKKGVSKQARFGAARRRSTRE, encoded by the coding sequence ATGGAACTGCGGCAAGTCGTCGAAGAGATAGGCAAAAAGAACGGCGTAAGCGATTACGTCGTCTTTTCGTTCGGGGGAGATACCTACGCGTTTCTTTTCCTTGGGTATTATCCGCAGGAAGAGGGGCGGTTGATGGTGGATAACTATTACCCCGCCTATCAACGAGTGCGCAAAGCGCGGCTCGAATTGGAGACGGCTCTTGCGGAAGACTATGAAACGAAACCCATCGAGCACGGGTACAAGGGACTGGCCGTCCTGTCGGGAAAGGCAAAGGCCCTCGCTAATTCGCTGACCGCCATAGAGGGCTGGGGCAGCCAATTCGTGATGGAGGGTGTGTGTATAAAAGGGGAGTACGTCCCCCCCGTACAAGTGCCCGAGTACCTGCCCGAAGCCTACCGAGAAGCCTTGACGGATAGAGATAATCCGCTGTATGCCGAGGCTTGGTACGCGCTGTGCAAAGCACGCGAACACGAGAAGTGCGCGGGGTGCGGCAAGTGCGCGGCGGCCTGCCCGCAAGGCGCCATCGGGGCGCGATTCGACCAAGAAAAGTGCCTGAGACAAATGCAATCGGCGGGCTACGTGGAGGACGCGACGACCGCGAAAAAGATGGGACAGCGCGTGCTGGGGTGTCATACCTGTCAACGAGTGTGTCCCCTGAACGACCTGCCCGTGGTGCCCGCCGAAATAGACGGGGCGGAACTGCTCAAAGCGGCCCTAAAAGGCAAGAAAGCCCTGCAACCCTTCGCCGACTGCTTGGGGGCGAATTATCTGCGCCCCGCCAAGATCGTGGCGCTGGCCTTGAACGCCTTGGCAAACGCCAAGGACGGCAGATGGCGGGCGGAGGCCTTGCAAGCGAGAGAGCGATATGCGGACGAGCGGGTGCAAAAGGCGGTGGATAGGTATCTACGGGCTACGCCCGAAATAGAGCGCGAAGTCAAGTATATGCTGAGCGAAGAGGATTGGCGCGGGTTGAAGGCGCAAGCGAGCGAGAAAGGCGGCGCGACCATCTGCCAGGTCAATCATTACTTCGACGTGGGCGAGGGTGCGCGGGTGCGCATACGCGAGAAAGGCGGCAAGTACGAACTGACCGTCAAGATACGCATAGACAGCGAGAGCCTCGAAGAGCATAACGCGCCCATCGACGGGGCGTTGGCCGCAACGTGCTTTGCCGACGGGCTGACCGCCGAAACCATACGGCAATACGTGGGCTTGGCGAATATCGCGGACGGCAAGTATCTCGGCCGATTGGCTACCGAACGCACGACTTGGACGGAAGAGGGGTTGACCTTTGAGTTGGACAAAAACGAGTACCTCGGCAGGATAGACTACGAAATCGAGTGCGAAGTGTCGTCCGACGAGGATTGGGCGCGGGCGGAGAAGTGGATAATCGAACATGCCGCGAGCGCAAAAAAAGGCGTGAGCAAGCAAGCGAGATTTGGGGCCGCGCGGCGGAGAAGTACAAGAGAGTAG
- the nth gene encoding endonuclease III: MNEREIKQTLAELRKMHPEAECELVYGTPYELLVSVILSAQCTDKRVNEVTPALFRWCNTPEEMAKKTEEELIPYIRSCGFYNNKAKNIIACAKSLVERFGGEVPKTVEELVTLAGVGRKTANVVYAVAFGGDAIPVDTHVFRLAHRLGLSDANTPEGVEKDLNRQVPKEEWSAFHHLLIHHGRYVCKARNPECERCEITHCGERRGRK; the protein is encoded by the coding sequence ATGAACGAACGAGAGATAAAACAAACGCTTGCGGAATTGCGGAAGATGCACCCCGAGGCCGAGTGCGAATTGGTGTACGGCACGCCCTACGAATTGTTGGTGAGCGTGATATTGTCCGCACAATGTACGGATAAGCGCGTGAACGAAGTGACGCCCGCCTTGTTCCGCTGGTGCAATACGCCCGAAGAAATGGCGAAGAAGACCGAGGAGGAGTTGATACCCTATATCCGCAGTTGCGGCTTTTACAACAACAAGGCGAAGAATATCATCGCCTGCGCCAAGTCCTTGGTGGAACGCTTCGGGGGCGAGGTGCCCAAAACCGTGGAGGAACTGGTGACCTTGGCGGGCGTGGGGCGGAAAACCGCCAACGTGGTGTACGCCGTGGCGTTCGGCGGGGACGCTATCCCCGTGGATACGCACGTCTTCCGCTTGGCGCACAGGCTGGGGCTGAGCGACGCGAATACGCCCGAAGGGGTGGAGAAAGACCTCAATCGACAAGTGCCCAAGGAAGAGTGGAGCGCCTTCCACCACCTGCTCATTCACCACGGGCGGTACGTGTGCAAGGCGAGAAACCCCGAATGCGAACGGTGCGAAATAACGCATTGCGGGGAACGCCGAGGGCGTAAGTGA